A single genomic interval of Terriglobales bacterium harbors:
- a CDS encoding PilZ domain-containing protein, with translation MAKPEESAGGMRSAVRFPLRLPISVRSQAEERTAETRDISAGGVLFYVDQDMHVGSTIEFTIAMPASVLNTEADVLVNCIGRVVRCTNEDGRRMVAAVIDEYRFERR, from the coding sequence ATGGCCAAGCCGGAAGAGAGCGCCGGTGGGATGCGGAGCGCGGTGCGATTCCCGCTGCGCCTGCCCATTTCCGTGCGCAGTCAGGCCGAGGAGCGCACGGCCGAGACCCGCGACATTTCCGCTGGCGGCGTGTTGTTCTACGTAGATCAGGACATGCACGTCGGCTCCACCATCGAATTCACCATCGCCATGCCGGCCTCGGTCCTCAACACGGAAGCGGACGTGCTGGTAAACTGCATCGGCAGGGTGGTGCGCTGCACCAACGAAGACGGACGCCGCATGGTTGCCGCCGTCATCGACGAGTATCGCTTCGAGCGCCGCTGA
- a CDS encoding (2Fe-2S)-binding protein produces the protein MNREISIRINGVERRGSVEPRQLLVHFLRETAGLTGTHIGCETSLCGACTVLVDGRATKSCTVLAVQADGRSVTTIEGLASDGKLHPIQEAFWEEHGLQCGFCTPGMILCSSDLLSRSASPSEHEIREALGGNLCRCTGYQHIVNAVQSAASKMAPRKAAPRKAAPRKARRAGKARR, from the coding sequence ATGAATCGTGAAATTTCCATTCGTATCAACGGCGTGGAGCGGCGGGGTTCCGTGGAGCCTCGCCAGTTGCTGGTCCACTTCCTGCGTGAGACGGCCGGCCTGACCGGCACGCACATCGGCTGCGAGACTTCGCTGTGCGGCGCCTGCACAGTGCTGGTGGACGGCCGCGCCACCAAGTCCTGCACGGTGCTGGCGGTGCAAGCCGACGGCCGCAGCGTCACTACCATCGAAGGTTTGGCCTCAGATGGCAAACTCCATCCCATCCAGGAGGCGTTCTGGGAGGAGCACGGCCTGCAATGCGGTTTCTGCACGCCGGGGATGATCCTGTGCTCAAGCGACCTGCTCTCGCGCTCCGCCTCGCCCAGCGAGCATGAGATCCGCGAGGCGCTGGGCGGCAACCTGTGCCGCTGTACCGGCTACCAACACATCGTCAACGCGGTGCAGTCGGCCGCGAGCAAGATGGCGCCACGGAAGGCGGCGCCTCGCAAAGCGGCCCCGCGCAAGGCGCGGCGGGCCGGGAAGGCGAGGAGGTAA
- a CDS encoding response regulator transcription factor: MANNPGKSSSAPAKPVESSAAGEAAAGVIRVILADTQAIFRVGLRKIFALEDDLRVVGQAESLEQALVAIQKFPADILLLEDGIAPSLPEAVSELTRRAPTVKVVILMDEHDEAETLECFRRGARGIISRTVPPELLVKCVRKVQEGETWLDNRGINWIIEAYRSQATQLTTARPRSALTEKELRIVSLVTQGLKNKEIAEQIGTTEQVVKNYLRKVYDKLGVSDRLELALYCVHHRLLQPAEAKEAEAAQAQQPPVAPAPERA; encoded by the coding sequence ATGGCAAACAACCCAGGAAAGTCTTCCAGTGCTCCGGCCAAGCCGGTGGAGAGTTCCGCCGCGGGCGAAGCGGCGGCCGGCGTCATCCGCGTCATCCTGGCCGATACCCAGGCCATCTTCCGCGTCGGCCTGCGCAAGATCTTCGCCCTTGAGGACGACTTGCGCGTGGTGGGCCAGGCCGAGTCCCTGGAACAGGCTTTGGTCGCCATCCAGAAGTTTCCCGCCGACATCCTCTTGCTGGAGGATGGCATTGCTCCCAGCCTTCCCGAGGCCGTTTCGGAACTCACCCGGCGCGCGCCCACCGTCAAGGTCGTCATCCTCATGGACGAACATGACGAAGCGGAAACGCTGGAGTGCTTCCGCCGCGGCGCCCGCGGCATCATCAGCCGCACCGTCCCGCCGGAACTGCTGGTCAAATGCGTGCGCAAGGTCCAGGAAGGCGAAACCTGGCTGGATAACCGCGGCATCAACTGGATCATCGAAGCCTACCGCTCCCAGGCCACCCAGCTCACTACCGCCCGCCCGCGCAGCGCGCTTACGGAAAAGGAACTGCGCATCGTGTCCCTCGTCACCCAGGGGCTGAAGAACAAGGAGATCGCTGAGCAGATCGGCACCACCGAACAGGTGGTGAAGAACTACCTGCGCAAGGTCTACGACAAGCTGGGCGTCTCCGACCGCCTGGAGCTGGCTCTCTACTGTGTGCATCACCGCCTGCTGCAGCCCGCCGAGGCCAAAGAAGCGGAAGCGGCGCAAGCGCAGCAACCTCCCGTCGCCCCCGCCCCCGAGCGGGCGTGA
- a CDS encoding TldD/PmbA family protein, whose product MLTQERAREIFEIVRRHSTGDGVEAIIAGGRSALTRFANNTIHQNMAEEQYQLSVRVLFGQRTARATSNKLDEESIRRVVQAAENLARVQQPDPDLLPLAAPELATGGPAAPARSFPATSAMTPEERAAAVDKIVAVARRNQLTTAGVVASSHSAECILNSQGLFAWHEQTLAEVSITMLGEDSSGWQKATSPDLTVLDPEMLAEIAARKAMQSAHPRELAPGKYTVILEPAAVLDLMGFMFFDFGGQAILDQRSFLNNRLGTQVFGENITIYDDVYHPLQAGSPFDGEGVCRKRVQLVVRGGVKNLVYARHTAEKMKKSEYAARVGRIEPTGHGLPLPNEMGEAPMHIVMDSGPPSAHRTVEQMIAETERGVLVTRLWYIREVDPYEKILTGMTRDGTFYIEQGRVRHGIRNFRFNESLVRMLNSVEAMSAPVRSSGEESFDMVVPAMKVKDFNFTEVTKF is encoded by the coding sequence ATGCTGACGCAAGAACGCGCTCGCGAGATCTTCGAGATCGTCCGTCGCCACTCCACCGGCGATGGCGTGGAGGCCATCATTGCCGGTGGTCGCAGCGCGCTCACTCGCTTCGCCAACAACACCATCCATCAGAACATGGCGGAGGAGCAGTACCAGCTCTCGGTGCGCGTCCTGTTCGGTCAGCGCACGGCGCGCGCCACCAGCAACAAGCTGGACGAAGAGAGCATCCGCCGCGTGGTGCAGGCGGCGGAGAACCTGGCGCGCGTGCAGCAGCCCGATCCCGATCTCTTGCCGCTGGCTGCGCCGGAACTCGCCACCGGTGGTCCAGCGGCGCCGGCTCGCAGTTTTCCCGCGACCTCCGCCATGACTCCGGAAGAGCGTGCCGCCGCCGTGGACAAGATTGTTGCCGTGGCCCGTCGCAACCAGCTCACCACTGCTGGAGTGGTGGCCTCCTCACACAGCGCGGAGTGCATCCTGAATTCCCAGGGCTTGTTCGCCTGGCACGAGCAGACCCTGGCGGAAGTCTCCATCACCATGCTGGGAGAAGACTCTTCCGGCTGGCAGAAGGCGACTTCTCCGGACCTCACCGTGCTCGATCCGGAAATGTTGGCCGAAATCGCGGCGCGGAAAGCCATGCAATCCGCCCATCCGCGCGAACTTGCGCCCGGCAAGTACACCGTGATTCTGGAGCCGGCTGCGGTGCTCGACCTGATGGGCTTCATGTTCTTTGATTTTGGCGGCCAGGCCATCCTCGACCAGCGATCGTTCCTCAACAATCGTCTGGGTACGCAGGTGTTCGGAGAGAACATCACCATCTACGACGACGTCTATCATCCGCTGCAGGCGGGTTCGCCATTCGACGGCGAAGGCGTGTGCCGCAAGCGCGTCCAACTGGTGGTGCGCGGCGGGGTGAAGAACCTGGTCTATGCCCGGCACACGGCCGAGAAGATGAAGAAATCGGAGTACGCCGCGCGCGTGGGCCGCATCGAGCCCACTGGCCACGGCCTGCCGCTGCCCAACGAGATGGGCGAAGCGCCCATGCACATCGTGATGGATAGCGGCCCGCCCTCGGCCCATCGCACCGTCGAGCAGATGATCGCCGAGACCGAACGAGGCGTCCTGGTCACCCGCCTGTGGTACATCCGCGAAGTCGATCCGTACGAGAAGATCCTCACCGGCATGACGCGCGACGGCACTTTCTACATAGAGCAGGGCCGCGTCCGCCACGGCATTCGCAACTTCCGCTTCAATGAGAGCCTGGTGCGCATGCTCAACTCGGTCGAGGCCATGAGCGCTCCCGTGCGCTCCAGCGGCGAAGAGAGCTTCGACATGGTCGTACCCGCCATGAAGGTGAAGGATTTCAACTTCACCGAAGTCACGAAGTTCTGA
- a CDS encoding TldD/PmbA family protein, which yields MSWKEIAGYALETSRLRGASYADVRVVDDRQRMLLTKNGKVGYASDSESMGLGVRVIAEGRWGFAATQELDRESVQAAAAQAVAIARASARVKEYDVQLAPEAAVQVEWASPVRVDPFSVSIEQNLGLLMQVDAELRATPGVTLAEALLHFRRYEQWFYSSEGSDIHQTRTITGAGCAAYSFGEHELHKRSYPNSFGGQYQTRGYELVEELKLVENARRIGEEAVALHKADQCPEGRFTIILDSSQLGLQIHESIGHPIELDRVLGMEANFAGTSFLTREKLRKLRYGSELVNAVADATEAHGPGLGTFAYDDEGVAAQCTPIITAGQFTGYLTSRETAGAIGAPRSGGTMRADGWHRIPLIRMTNVSVLPGEEPLTLEQLIASTDQGIFMQTNRSWSIDDKRYNFQFGCEIGWEIKNGRLGRMLKNPSYSGITTEFWNSMDAICSRDQWTLWGTPNCGKGQPMQTMGTGHGAAPARFRNVQVGSAYKGN from the coding sequence ATGTCCTGGAAAGAAATCGCCGGATACGCGCTGGAGACTTCCCGTCTCCGCGGCGCAAGCTATGCCGATGTGCGCGTGGTGGATGACCGCCAGCGCATGTTGCTCACCAAGAACGGCAAGGTCGGCTACGCGTCGGACTCCGAGTCCATGGGCTTGGGCGTGCGGGTCATCGCCGAAGGCCGTTGGGGATTCGCCGCCACCCAGGAACTGGACCGCGAATCGGTCCAGGCCGCCGCGGCGCAGGCTGTCGCCATCGCGCGCGCCTCTGCCCGCGTCAAGGAATACGACGTCCAGCTCGCTCCCGAGGCTGCCGTGCAAGTGGAGTGGGCCTCGCCGGTCCGGGTGGATCCGTTCTCCGTCTCTATCGAGCAGAACCTGGGGCTGCTGATGCAGGTGGACGCGGAGTTGCGCGCCACGCCCGGCGTCACCCTGGCCGAAGCGCTGCTGCACTTCCGCCGCTACGAGCAGTGGTTCTACTCCTCGGAGGGTTCGGACATCCACCAGACCCGCACTATCACCGGAGCGGGATGCGCAGCGTACTCATTCGGTGAGCACGAGCTGCACAAACGTTCCTATCCCAATTCCTTTGGTGGCCAGTACCAGACGCGCGGCTACGAACTGGTGGAGGAGCTGAAGCTGGTGGAGAACGCCCGCCGCATCGGCGAAGAAGCGGTGGCGTTGCACAAGGCCGACCAGTGCCCGGAAGGCCGCTTCACCATCATTCTCGATTCGTCGCAATTGGGGCTGCAGATACACGAATCCATCGGGCATCCCATTGAGCTCGACCGCGTGCTGGGCATGGAGGCCAACTTTGCCGGCACCTCGTTCCTGACGCGGGAGAAGCTGCGCAAGCTGCGCTACGGCAGCGAACTGGTGAACGCCGTGGCCGACGCCACCGAGGCTCACGGTCCCGGCCTCGGCACCTTCGCCTATGACGATGAAGGCGTAGCGGCGCAGTGCACACCGATCATCACCGCCGGGCAGTTCACCGGCTACCTGACCTCGCGCGAGACAGCGGGCGCCATCGGCGCTCCCCGCTCCGGCGGCACCATGCGCGCGGATGGCTGGCACCGCATCCCGCTCATCCGCATGACCAACGTCAGCGTCCTGCCGGGCGAGGAACCGCTCACGCTCGAGCAGCTCATCGCCTCCACCGACCAGGGCATCTTCATGCAGACCAACCGCTCCTGGTCCATCGACGACAAGCGCTACAACTTCCAGTTCGGCTGCGAGATCGGGTGGGAGATCAAGAACGGCCGCCTGGGAAGGATGCTCAAGAACCCGTCCTACTCCGGTATCACCACGGAATTCTGGAACTCCATGGACGCCATTTGCTCCCGCGACCAATGGACGCTCTGGGGTACGCCCAACTGCGGCAAGGGACAGCCCATGCAGACCATGGGCACCGGCCACGGCGCCGCCCCCGCGCGCTTTCGCAACGTGCAGGTGGGTTCGGCATACAAAGGGAACTGA